Within Piliocolobus tephrosceles isolate RC106 chromosome 7, ASM277652v3, whole genome shotgun sequence, the genomic segment CTCCCTCAAGCCAGGCCGTTGCTTTGTGTGGTTGGGAAATGTTGGGAGTAGCAGAGAGAGGACCTAGGCAAATAGATGGGCATCTCCTTGAAGAAATTGGTTTTCCAGTAACATCTGGGTTGTGTTGCAGCTGGTTCATATCTTGAACATGGTCACAGGCACCATCCACACCTACCCTGTGACAGAGGACGAGAGTCTGCAGAGCTTGAAGGCCAGAATCCAGCAGGACACGGGCATCCCAGAGGAGGACCAGGAGCTGCTGCAGGAAGCGGGCCTGGCATTGATCCCCGATAAACCTGCCACTCAGTGTATTTCAGATGGCAAGGTGAGCCCTGGCTTCGTACACACCACCCTGTTTTCCTTGGCTGTGCCTCCTGGGAAACTCAACACACCTTCAGATTTTAATTCTGCTTTGTCATGTAGTCTGTTTATCACACAGTGTGGATACCTGCCTGGTGTTTAAGTTGGAGTATGGTGTTCTCTGTGTGGCCTGATAGGAAACACAAATCTCCTTGCTGGACTTGTTACTTCCAGACCCTCCAAGACCGTTCTCTTGCCTTTATTGCAAAAAATGATGCAGTAGCACTGGAATCTCTCAAGTCTCTCAAGTTGCcaacttggccctcttccaagtatactaaaaaaaaaaaaaaaaaaaaaaaaaagatgctgcatTGTCTTGAGTCAACTGAAACTATTTATGATGGCCTCTGTGTACAGAACTGTGAAACTATTTATGATGGCCTCTGTGTTAGGCACCTGTGTTAACTATAGCTGTGTAAGACATGGCCTATGCTCAAAAAGAGCTTCTCAGCTGACTTGTGGAGATAAAGTTATCATATGAGAAATAGTCACTGCATAGGGAAGTATATAGTGAATTTCTGAACTTCACAGGGATGACAGTAAAATAGAATGTAATAAGTTTGTAAATAAGGAGTGTGTTCCAACAGTAAGCATAGGCTGGAAACATTGGGAGAAAGACTTCATGTATGCTTCGCACTTGCTGGCTGAAGATGATGCTCTTGCCAAACAGTGGGGAAAGCTCTGGAACCTCTTCATTATTAGTTAGAAAAGAGAGGATTGGATCCACAAGATTCATTTTGTTCTTGTCCCTTTGCAGTTAAATGAGGGCCGCACATTGGACATggatcttgtttttctctttgacaaCAGTAAAATCACCTATGAGACTCAGATCTCCCCACGGCCCCAGCCTGAAAGTGTCAGCTGTATCCGtaagaatttgttttgttttgtttttctaaataatcaGTTATAATATGTGGGACAAGGCAGGGGAGGGAGACTGGACTAAGGAAGGGGGAGCCACATGAAGGAAATTAGTATCGCCAGTCCTCAGGGCAGTCTTCCTTATTTAGGACATGCAAGGAGTAGCCAGGCAAGAGAGAGTACAGGAAACCATTAGTGAATTTCAACCTcctaagctgggcatggtggctcacgcctgtaatcccaggactttgggaggctgaggcaggaggatcgcttgagcccaggagttcaagaccagcctgggtaatatagtaagatctcatctctacaaaaaatttagaaattagccagatgtggtggtgtatgcctgtagtccagctattcaggaggctaaggcagaaggatcacttgagcctgagaattcaaggctgcagtgagtcatgatcactcCCACTGCGTGccagcgtgggtgacaagagtgagaccttctctcttaaaaaaaaaaaaaacaacaaatttccATTGAAAATGTATGGCCCTATATACATATGTGTCCAAATGGTTCATAAAGTGTTTCTTCAAATCAACAGCTACTTATTGACCACTGGTACATGCTGTTGGTACAAATACACGTATGTGACAGTAACCAGCCATAACACCCTCCAAAGTTACATGATCCTATAGTAGGTATAAAACGTGAAAGTGCCAGCAGTGTTGAAGGCAGGATGTGGTTAATTGTAGGAGAGTTATTGTGGTTATTTTTTGACAATTGCTTCTGTCTTTGTCTCCAGTTCAAGAGCCCAAGAGGAACCTCGCCTTCTTCCAGCTGAGGAAGGTGTGGGGCCAGGTCTGGCACAGCATCCAGACCCTGAAGGAGGATTGCAACCGGCTGCAGCAGGGACAGCGAGCCGCCATGTAGcgtgccaggctttttttttttaaacttaatttatttaaaattgcttaGTGGCTTTGGCCacagggaggtggctgaggcagggacCCAGAAGCAACTGTTAATGAGCAACAAAAGGGAGACACTGGTTTGGACAGACGGGAAGCAGTTGGGTGGGCTGGACTGAGGCAGGCCCCTTTAGATCTGATGAGGTGAGGGTGGTTGGCCCAGGGCGAGGAGTATGGAACTGAAGCTGGGCTGGCCGAGCTGTGGATGGATTGGGAACCCAGAGGAGCTCACTGCCATGTGGATTAGCAAAACTCTTCTGGCTGTGCTGCTGGGGACTTATGGACTCTTTCCCCAGTGTAACTCGTTTGCCAACATCATTGGCCTTTTGTGTCTTCCTTTGCCTGATGCCAAGTTTGGTGCAGAACCTCAGGCATTGCTGAGGGCGAGGAAATTGTCCTTGGGTTATAAGTGGCTGCTataataatagtgatgatgatgataattataGCAGGGACCTCCCTTAACATTTGAGGGGGTTTTGTTATTGTACAGGAAATGGAATTTGGATCCCAGAGATGCTCCTAGACTCTATTCCTTGTGGTCCCTGCAGGATGAATCTCCTCCGGAACAACAGCTGCCTCTCCAAGATGAAGAATTCCATGGCTTCCATGTCTCAGCAGCTCAAGGCCAAGTTGGATTTCTTCAAAACCAGCATCCAGATTGACCTGGAGAAGTACAGCGAGCAAACTGAGTTTGGGATCAGTGAGTGCGCACTTTGCAATGAGTTTAAagacaccatttttttttttctttttctaaggtTTCTTTTGTCCTATTATAATTGAGTTGCttatttctgtttcagttttgtggtgtttttattttgttttgttttgtttttccttctcaattttttttcagcaTCAGATAAACTGCTGCTGGCCTGGAGGGAAATGGAGCAGGCCGTGGAGCTCTGTGGGCGGGTAGGAGACTCATTTGGGGTTTCTGAACTTACCGAGGGGGTGAGGTTTTGCTCCCACTTTTCACTTTCTCATCAAACACTGGGTCAATCTCTGTCAAGAATCAGGTGTTCCTCACCATGCTTTGAACTTGACTGGACCAGCTGGAAAGAGGCTAAGAGGAGCCAGTAAAGGGAGCCCCTCTGTGGCCAGATGCAAGAGTTGGGTGAATGGATGGAGATGGTCCAGATTTAAATAAGAAGCGTTAGGTTCCCTTGGGGAAAAGCCGAGACCATTTCCTGTTAGGAAGGGCATTGGATGGATGATCAACACTGCCTCTTGTTGAAGGTTTTTGACTAATTTTGTTGGGACGCTAAATCCATAGGAAGTAAAAGGTCCAGGCAGAAAGTCTCAGGACAACGTGAATCAGCTGTCACCAAAAAAACGCTAATTATGAAGGCAAAGGAAATACATGTGACTAAATGAACCTCACACGAACTGAAGATTGAAGTTAGGCTCTCGGGATTTTTCCTGGACGAATCCTCTGTTTTCCCCTGTGTGCTTGGGCAAAGATCTTCCCCTGTGTCTTAGTATCGCTTTTTATCAATCAGTACTGatggggtgtatgtgtgtttcgTGTTGAATATTAACCATAGAAGGGGTGAGTGCTCCTCCCCATCTTGGGACTCATAATCTATGAAATAAAGCAGTCTGGGCCTCCCTGCCCAGTAGCATCGGGATAGACagatgaagagaagagaaagtaatGTGCCTTGGGCATCTTCTGTGAGCCAGGCACCATGCCAGAGGCTTTAAGTACTTCATCTTACTTCACTCCTCAGCCCTGTTAGAAGCCTATTTTATGCAAAAGGAAACCGCAGCTGGGGGTAAGTAACTTGCCGAGGGGTCACATAGCTAGAAAGTGGTGGACCCTAGATGCAAGCGCAGCCATTCTGACCCCACAGTCCATTGAGCCAGTCCATTGAGAGTCCTCAGGCAATGTGCAGGGTCCCCGGGTCTCGCTTCTCCGCAGATCTTGCATCTCAGCATGCTCCTACCACATCAGTTGACATTAGCACAGCTTTTCCATTAGGAGAACGAAGTGAAACTCCTGGTAGAACGGATGATGGCTCTACAGACGGACATCGTGGACTTACAGAGGAGCCCCATGGGCCGGAAGCAGGGGGGAACATTGGACGACCTGTGAGTACTGACTGGGGGGCCCCTCTGTGCCTAACACATACAGATAACCCTGGAGCTTCGGTGTGTGTGTCCAGGGCACCCTCAGTGGCTGTGTGGGACCATTCTCTAGAGCATGCTCCCCTGTGGGGTCACCTCCAGCAAATCatcacttgagcctcagtttccaaatcTGTTCAGTGGCAAGAAAAACAGTCTTACCCCATGAAGTTGTAAGGATGAATTCAGATAATGCATTTGAGATGGAGGCCATAATCTGTAAAGGCTGTAAAATGCAAGTAGCCTCTACCCCTGTATCAGACTTCCCTGATTTGTCTCACCCACCCTGACCCAGGCATAGCTCAGAACAGAAAGTAAGATAGAGAAGGAAGAACCTGACAAGGTGGAATTCGGACCTGGAAACCGTTCGTTTGAGTCTTTGTCAGGTATTTGGCATTGACtccaggaggggaggaggggtcTAGGCAGATCACTTCTACCTGAAGGAGATCACATGTGCTCCTGGCGTGCAGGTGGAGGGAACCGGGCAGGCCAGGTCAGCCTCTTGAGGGCTGTGTCACCGTGAGCTCAGCAGTGTTCCCTGATTCTCTCTCTAGGATTCTTAGGACAGGAGCTCCAAATGTCAGAACTTTGATTCTGTCTTTTCTCTAATCAACCCTTTATTCTCCTCCagttcttttatttgtatttgtattatttaagagacagggtcttgccctgttgcccaggcaggagtgcagtggcacaatcatagctcactgcagcctcgacctcccaggctcatgcagtcctcccacctcagcctcccaagtaactgggactacaggcgcatgccaccgtgctcagctaattcaaatatatatatatatttttggcttggcacagtggctcacacctgtaatctcagcactttgggaggccaaggtaagaagATTGCttgtgagcccagaagttcgagatcagcctgggcaatgtggtgaaactctgtctctaccaaaaaaatataaaaattagccatattTGACCTCAAATCTTGACAGAACTTCTTTGCATATTTTAGAGAGGAGCAAGCAAGGGAGCTGTACAGGAGACTAAGGGAAAAGCCTCGAGGTAAGTGGGGTTCTGTATCTGCCTTGGGCTTCTCCTTATTTCATTTATGGGGCATCACTACTCTCTGCTGGCTTCCTTGAGGAACTATGCTACCCTCCCCTCTCCAGACCAGCGAACCGAGGGTGACAGTCAGGAAATGGTACGGCTGCTGCTTCAGGCAATTCAGAGCTTCGAGAAGAAAGTGCGAGTGATCTATACACAGCTCAGGTATGAGCCCCGACCTTCCTACTCTGGAGGAAGGACTGGGAGATGCAGGCTGGGTGTGAGGtcaccttcctccctcctctctgaTTCACTGGACCTCATGAAGAGACTTTCTGCAGCTGCTGACTGGATGCACAGCTGCCATGGGTTCCGTTTTCTCCAGCCCAAATGCCATTAGAGTTTGTCATGTTTATTCTTTGCAGTAAAACTGTGGTTTGCAAGCAGAAGGCACTGGAACTGTTGCCCAAGGTGGAAGAGGTGGTGAGCTTAATGAATGAGGATGAGAAGACTGTTGTCCGGCTGCAGGAGAAGCGGCAGAAGGAGCTCTGGAATCTCCTGAAGATTGCTTGTGTGAGTGAGTGCTGTGGCCCCAGGCCCTTGGCCCATCAGCCTCCTGTGCCTTTCCACCTCTGTGTACTGCCGCCATCCCACACGGGACGCCACAGAGCCACCAGCAGTCCACTTGGCTGCTGCTCAGGTTTCACCTCGCTGTTATTTGACTTGGTGTGAGCAGGGAGGTCAGAGGAAGGGCCTGTGCtaatcattttcattcatctgtgTATTACTTTCCAATGGCTACTGTAAAGATTAGCACAAACTGAGgggctaaaacaacagaaatttgggctaggcacggtgactcatgcctgtaaccccagcaatttggggaggccaaagtgggaggattgcttgagcccaggagttcaaggctgcagtgagctgtgattatgccactgccctccaacctgggcaacagagctgtctctactaaaaacaaaaacaaatgtgttATCTGAGCTCTAGAGCCCAGAAGTCCCGTGTGAGCAGGGTTGAGCTCCCTCTGAGGGCTCTTGGGGAGGGACCGtccttgcttcttccagctcCCGGTGGCTCCAGGTGTTCTTTGGTGTGTGACTCCAgtctctgtttctgtcttcctGTGACCCCTGTGTCCCTTATCTGGGTGACTCTTACAAGAACACTCGTCATTGGATTTGGGAACCACCCAAATAGCCCGGAGTGATGTCATCTCAGGATCTCTAAAGACGTTTTTCTCCAAGTACTATCACACTCACATGCTCCAGGAGTTGGGATGTGGGTATATCCTTTTTAGGGCCACCAATTCAGCCCACCATCATGCACAGCAGTGCAACTTGGTTGACCATCATCTGCGTCTACGCTGCCCTCAGTGCCGTAAGCCAGGCTTTCTGTGCACACCATCTTAATGTAGCTGTGAGTCCACAGAATGCCACACGGTGGGGAAATGGGAAACAAGACAGCCAAGAACTAAGACGGGCAGACCTGGCTGTGTTGTGGGAGCCAGAGCTGCTGGGAGTGCAAGCCCCATTGTGAAAGGCTGCAGAGAAGGTGACATGAATGGAAGACTGATTTAGGCATCAGTTGCCTTTAAGagcaaagggaaggagagagggagatcGTTGCTCATGGTGGAAGCAGGATGTGGTGCATTAGGAGATTCTCATTGTCAAAGGCAGAGGGGACAATCCACACACAGTGCAGAGAACAGAGGGGCTGGGGTCACGTGCCAGAGCACTGGGCATGCCTTGGGAGTGGGAGTGACACATCCTCCtgtaaaaagagaggaaagggagaaagcagGATGACAAGGTAGAGAGGATCTGAAGAGGAGAGGGAGGTGCAGGTGTGCACAGGTGATAGCGTGATGTGCCGTCTATATCCAttgagcatttattgagtgctaacCGTATGCCCAGCAAGACACACAGATGAGAAGGCATGGCACCTGTTCCAAGGAGGGCCTGATCCTTTGAGGGGCACAGACAGAGGCATGAGTGAGAGCCGTTCAGGGCAGGAAGGGCTAGGAAGCAGCTCCAGGAGGCATGAGCTGCAGTTTCCATGCACAGGGGGAGCTCCAGTTTGTCTTAGAGGAGAGGGAGCAACAAGAAGGTCCACAGGGAGCTGTTCCAGCTGAAGAGTGAGGGTGTTCCAAGACAGAGGCCTTGCTTTATCAAAGGCAGAGAGCCTGGGGAGTCAGTGTGTTCCGAGTGGGGACAGGCTGGTGTGTGTGGGGAAGGCTACGATGGAGGATGAAGCTGCTGAGGTAGGCAAGGGTGAGCTTACGCGGGCCacgctttgttttcttttttttttttttttcgagacaaagtcttgctctgtttcccatgctgaagtgcagcagtgcaatctcagctcactgcaacctccacttctcagattcaagtgattctcctgcctcagcctcccaagtagctgggactatcggctcatcccaccacacctgcctaatttttgtatttttagtagagatggggtttcaccatgttggccaggctgttctcgaactcctggcctcaagagatccacctgccttggcctcccaaagtgctgggattaatggcatgagctactgcgcctggcccgtGTCCATTTCCAAAGCACATAGGACACATCACAGTATCTGTCTTTTCCCTTGATATTAAAAGAATTGAGTGTGGGGACGTGAGCACATCTGGGATTTGGGGAAGTCCCTCTCCAGGCAGCTGGAGAATCTGAGCCCTTGGCCAACCTCAGTACTGAGAAGGGCCCCTCAGTGGGGCTGGAGTTGAGCCGCCCCTGTGCAGCACAGGACGGGGCggggcaggagctggggcagggcctggctgggaGGGAGCCAGGCAGCGCAGGAGCCATCCCCTGCCGCACTTTTGGTCAAGGGCAGAAGCACAGGAGGTCAATGCTGGGCCTCTCCCAGGCACAGTCAGCAGGGAAGGTGCAGCAGGAGGACCAGGAATGGAGGCTTGGGTGCTTGCATGGCTCCTTGACTTGTGGGCCTTGAGGTTTCGCTGGAGGGGAGGATGTGGAGCCAGGAGGGTTCCATGGCCTGAGGGACACTTGAGGGGATGAAGGACTGCAGGCCACAGTGAGTGCCAGGAGCGGGGGTTGGGGGACTACACAGGTGGGTTGGGGAGCATGCAGGGCAGAGATCAGTGGAGGGGTGACCTGAAGGTTGGCCAGCGGTCGTGGGCTGTGAGCTGAGGAGGCTCAGGTAGCTGGAACAGGAGCCCCTGCTTGACCTTTTGGGCTGGGAGGAGCAGTGGCTGCGGCCCCTTCGGAGTCAGGGCATCCTGGTTTCTTCTCAGCCAGGTCATAGAGGATGTGAGCCACAGGAACTCCCAtagcctttgtgtgtgtgtctgtcttctACCTGGAAAAGAGTAAAAATACTTTcctgttcttttcttgtaaaagTTCCTTAAGGGGCTGGACGCAGTGGATCAtgaatcctagaactttgggcggctgaggcagatcacctgaggtcaagagttcgagaccagcctggtcaatatggtgaaacactgtctctactaaaaatacaaaaattagctgggtgtagtggcacatgcctgtagtcccagctacttgggaagctgaggcaggagaattgcttgaacccaggcggtggaggttacagtgagccaagatcgctcattgcactccacctgggt encodes:
- the IKBKB gene encoding inhibitor of nuclear factor kappa-B kinase subunit beta isoform X4; the protein is MSSDGTIRLTHPNVVAARDVPEGMQNLAPNDLPLLAMEYCQGGDLRKYLNQFENCCGLREGAILTLLSDIASALRYLHENRIIHRDLKPENIVLQQGEQRLIHKIIDLGYAKELDQGSLCTSFVGTLQYLAPELLEQQKYTVTVDYWSFGTLAFECITGFRPFLPNWQPVQWHSKVRQKSEVDIVVSEDLNGTVKFSSSLPYPNNLNSVLAERLEKWLQLMLMWHPRQRGTDPTYGPNGCFKALDDILNLKLVHILNMVTGTIHTYPVTEDESLQSLKARIQQDTGIPEEDQELLQEAGLALIPDKPATQCISDGKLNEGRTLDMDLVFLFDNSKITYETQISPRPQPESVSCILQEPKRNLAFFQLRKVWGQVWHSIQTLKEDCNRLQQGQRAAMMNLLRNNSCLSKMKNSMASMSQQLKAKLDFFKTSIQIDLEKYSEQTEFGITSDKLLLAWREMEQAVELCGRENEVKLLVERMMALQTDIVDLQRSPMGRKQGGTLDDLEEQARELYRRLREKPRDQRTEGDSQEMVRLLLQAIQSFEKKVRVIYTQLSKTVVCKQKALELLPKVEEVVSLMNEDEKTVVRLQEKRQKELWNLLKIACSKVRGPVSGSPDSMNASRLSQPGQLMSQPSTASNSLPEPAKKSEELVAEAHNLCTLLENAIQDTVREQDQSFTALDWSWLQTEEEEHNCLEQAS